The stretch of DNA GGTGCGTACATTAGGTCGAAGGAGGACGCGCTGACATTCGAGTTCCAGCCTCGCGCCGTCATCACGGCGAACGCGGACAACCTGCGTCAGACGGTCCGCGTGATCGCCGCGACGGCGGCGGCGTTCGCGGCGTACAAGACGCTTGGCTTGCACGAGGGGTATTGGGCGGTCTTCACGGTGCTGATCGTGATGCAGGCATCGATCGGGGGGACGCTCGGCGCGGCGACGGATCGCCTCCTGGGAACTTTGTTGGGCGCTGTCCTCGGCGGCATCGGCGCCGCACTCGGGCGGACCGACACGGTGGAACTCGGGCTGGTGCTCGTGACAGTCACCGGTATCGCCGCACTGGTCGCGTCGATCCGGCCGCGATTGCGGATCGCGCCGGTGACGGCGGCGATCATGTTGCTCAGCGCTCCACCCGGTGCGCCGGTGGAACTGTTCGTCCGCGATCGGATCATCGAGATCGGCCTTGGCGGTGTGATCGGCGTGCTGGCGGCAATGCTGATCCTGCCGGCACGGTCGCACGGCGTCGTGATCGCACGCACGTTGGCTGTCCTCAGCCATATCGAAGCGATGCTGCGTGCTCAGGCGGATGCGCTGACGGCTGGGCTGGCGCTCCCTTCGTCGCCCCAACATGGTGCGCTCCGGCAGGCGCTGGCCGCGGTCGAGCTTGCGATGAAGGATGCCGACCGGGAACGCGCATCGCGGCTCGCCGATCACGGCATTCCCGCGTCCGTACCGCGCACGCTCTGGCGGATCCGCAACGATCTGGTGCTGAGCGGTCGCGCACTGGACGAACCCCTGCCGCAGGCGGCGTTGGCTGCGCTGGCACGACCGTCCGCGGCGATGCTGACGGCCCATGCGGCACTCGCAGCACGGTGCTCCGCAGCGCTTCGCAACGGCGGGACGGTCGATCGAGGCGATGTCGAGACTTGTTATCGCACGTTCGGCACCGCACTGGATGTGTTCCGCCGAAGTGATGCCGCGGCGACCCTGGATTTCGAAGCATCGGGACGCGTATTCGGCCTCGCCTTTGCCGCCGGACGACTGCACCGCGACCTGCTGGACCTCGCCGGACGCGTCGACGAGATCGCGCCGAAGAAAGGGCCGGTCGCCGACCGGGCGCCGCCGCGCAGCGTCGATCGATAACGTAGCGCCCCCAGGCCCCCAAACCGCCAGCCAAACCACGTCGATATACGTCCGATGACGTATGACGCCCCCGCGCGATCTGGGGCATCTTCCTCGTAGAAACTTGGCATCGCGGGGATACTATGAGCGGAGTTCGCGTCGGCAAGAGAGTGATCGGGGCACAGGCACCCGTCATCGTGGGCTGGGAGAATATCCCGAAAGTACAGGGCGGCCCGGCAAAGCAGTTCTTCTTCACTTGGTTCCAGCCGACGATGCTGTTCGCGCTGATCGCGTTCTGGTTCTACGCGCCCAATTCGATCGCCAAGGCATCGACCGCGATCGGCATCGGTATCGGCTTCAAGGTGCTGCTGCTTGGCCTCGAATGGCTGACGCCGCGGCATGAAAGCTGGCGACTGACGTGGAAGGAACTGACCACCGACCTGTTCTATGTCGGCCTCGGCTACACCGTCCTGCGCATGATCGACGGCTATATCGGCGACGGTGCGATGATCGAGGCGATCCAGCATTCGTTCGACTGGGAGAAGTTCGCCTGGTTCACCGGCCTGCCGCTGCTGGTTCAGGCGCTGATGATCTCGCTCGTGTTCGATTTCGGGCAATATTGGATGCACCGCGGGATGCACAACTGGCATCCGCTGTGGCTGGCGCACGCGCCGCATCACTACATTACCCAGCTCAACATCAACAAGGGCGCGGTCGGTAACCCGGTCGAGCTGTTCCTGATCGGTCTCGGCGTCGGCGGGTTCTTCGATTTCGTGCCGCGCGCCGCGCTGCTCGCCGGGTCCTTCGGGCTGGCGGTCGGGACCTACCAGCACATCAACGTCCGGTTCAATTCGCCGCGCTGGTGGCGCTTCCTGTTCAACACCACCGAGCATCACAGCGTGCATCATTCGCAGGATTACGAGGCGAGCCGGAGCAATTATTCCAACACCTGGGTCATCATCGACCGCGTGTTCGGAACCTGCGTCGACGGCGAAGCCGAATTGCTTGGAATGGAAGGCGGACGCCCCATGTCGGTCCGCGAGACGATGACCTACACCTTCACCGAAGGGTGGAAGTCGATCAAGGAACGGTTCGGTCGGCGGTCGATCGGCTCGATGGCGCCCGCTCCGATGGTGCCGGCAGAATGACCGGAGCCGCTCCGACTGCAGACCGAGCCACGGCATTTGATCCAACGGCACCACGCGCATCTCTGGGATATTCGGTGTATCGGCGCTTTATCGATGGGATCTGGCACGTGGAGGGAAGCCTCCCACTCGCGCCGGGCCAGTCCGTCGACGACGCGTTCGACCGGCTCGAACCACTCTTCCGCCAGACCGGGACAACGCGCGAACGATCAGGTGACACGCTGTCGTTCCGCAAGGAAATCCAGGCCGCACAGGACAAGATGGCGGTGTTCGACGGCGGCGTTCTACGGATCGAAGAGGACGCACCCGGCCTGATGTTGCGATACCGCCTGGCCAGCCGCGCGCTGCTGTTCTGCTTCCTCGCGCCGCTCTTGTTTCTCGCCTTCGCCCAGGCGACGATCGTCCTCGGCAAGTTCGAAAAGGCGAGGACCGAGGCCAAGGGCAAGAAGCCCGAGGTCAAGAAGCCGCCGGTGGTCCTGAACCCGATCGACAAGGCGCTAGGCGCTCCCGAGCCTGACCCACCCAAAAAGAAGGGCAAGAAGGACGAGGACGACAAGAAGCCGTCGCCGACACCGGGCTATGTGTTCGCGGGCATTTTCGCCGCGCTGTATGCCGTCGGCCGCATTCTCGAAGATCGCCGGATCAAGGCGCTGTTCCGAAAGAGCCTGCTGGGCACCTAGCGGATTGGACCCGCTTCGCAACGCGGACGGCGCATGCCGCACGCGTTGCGCCAGAACGACACGCAGCTAAAGGTGCGCCCGGACAATCCGGGAGCCGAGTGTTTGGACGATAACGCGATCCTGCCTGACAAGACCTTCGCGAGCCGGGTCGACTGGAACCTGTTGCGCACCTTCGTCGAGATCGTTCGGGCGGGCGGGATCGGCGCAGCCGCGCGCAAATTGAACAAGCAGCAACCGAGCATCAGCGCCGCGCTGAAACGGCTAGAGGATCAGGTCGGTGTCGAGTTGCTCAAGCGATCTTCGTCCGGCGTCGAGATGACGGCAGCCGGCACGGCGCTTCTCGGGCTGTGCGAGGAGATGCTCGAAGCGGCGCGAATGGTTCCGCATCAGGTCGCGCAGGCCACCAAGCGCGTCGAGGGCATCGTCCGCATCCAGCTTATCTCGGCGGTGACCTCGACCGAATTCGACGAGGCGATCGTCAGCTTCCACCGCCGCAACCCCAACATCCATATCGAAATCCGCGTCTCGCCTTGGCGCGCAGTCCTCAACGCGCTGGAGCAAGGCGATGCCGAGATCGGCGTCGGCTACGACAGCAACCCACGAAGCAGTCTCGTCTACGAACCGCTGTTCGTCGAACGTCAGCAACTCTATTGCGCGCGCAGTCACCCGCTTTTCGGACACCGCGTCGACCGACTGGGCGAACTGAAGGACGAGGGGTTCGTGCTCACCGGCGACGACGAACTCGACACCATCACCCGCCTGCGCCGACGCTATCGTCTCGGCACCAAGGCGACGGGTCACGCCGAGGATATCAACGAGGCGGCACGGCTGATCACCCTGGGCGTCGGCATCGGCTTCCTGCCCGTGCTCGCCGCGGCGGATGCGGTCGCCAAGGGCCGGCTATGGCCGCTGCTCCACGCCGACGCCGAGCCCGCCTACGACATCTTCCTGCTCGCGCGAGCCGATCCGTCACGCGATACCGCAACCCAGTTGTTCCTCGATGAAGTCACCCGACGCCACCGCGCGCAACGTAGGGCATAGATACAGCCTATGCCTTTCATCAGTATTTTACCTCTTCATTGATGATCCCCGGCAGGCCAACGTTACCCAAGGATGATGCCCGCATCCGCTGTTCCCGTTCCCTCACATAAAAGGGCACGGCGGCGCGCTGGCATCATCGGGTGGCTAAGGGGTGTGCTTGATGGTGTCTCGACCGTGGCTGAATGGCGTTGCAGCCGTCGCTGTACTGCTCGCGCTAGGCGGTTGCGGTAGCAAGCCGTCGGGATCGGCGAGCGGCGCCGGCGTCGTGAAGAAGGACTTCGCGATCGGCTGGTCAATCTACACCGGTTGGATGCCCTGGGCCTATGCGCAGCAGTCCGGGATCGTGAAGAAATGGGCCGATAAATACGGCATCCAGATCCGGCTGGTCCAGGTCAACGACTATGTCGAATCCGTCAACCAATACGCCGCGGGCAAGCTCGATGGCGTGGTCTGCACGACGATGGACGCGCTGACCATTCCGGCGGCGGGTGGCAAGGATACCACCGTGCTGCTGATCGGCGATTATTCCGACGGCAATGACGGCGTGGTGCTCAAGAACGGCCGGACGATGGCGGATATCAAGGGGCGCTCGGTCAAGCTCGTCGAACTGTCGGTGTCGCATTTCCTGCTCGCCCGCGGGCTGGAACTGAGCGGCATGAAGCTCGCCGACGTAAAGACGGTGAACACCGGCGACGCCGACATCGTCGGTGCGTTCGCCTCCCCGACCGTGAACGCGGTCGTCACTTGGAACCCTCAGCTTTCCACGATCCGCGCCACACCGGGCGCTACGCAGGTCTTCGACAGCTCGAAGATCCCCAACGAAATTCTCGACACGCTCAACGTCAGCACCGCGACGCTCAAGGCCAACCCGAACCTCGGCAAGGCTCTGGCCGGCATCTGGTATGAGACGATGGCTATCATGACCCGCAACGACGCGGCGGGCCGCGCCGCGCGCGCCACGATGGCCAAGGCTGCGGGCACGACCGAGGCGAGTTTCGACGAACAGCTCAAGACGACGCATCTGTACGCGAAGCCGCAGGACGCGGTTGCCTATGCGGAGAACCCGGACCTGATCACCGTGACCGACCGGGTCCGTCAGTTCAGCTTCGCGCACGGCCTGTTCGGTCCGAGCGCGAAGTCCGTCGATACGATCGGCATCACCTTCGCCGGCGGCAAGACGCTCGGCGATACCAAGAACGTGAAGCTGCGGTTCGACCCGAGCTACATGAAGCTGGCGGCGGACGGGAAGCTGTAGCCTCGCGCTGACAGGACCAACAGGCAACGTCGGAACAGCGTTTCGACGAACGGAGAAGCATGCCCGGGGCATGCGTGAAATCGGGGGATGAAATGAGCGTACTGCCAACACATTCCGCCATGCCGACGCCCGACAGGCGCGCACGACGCGTTGCGCCGGGGCATCAGCGTTGACCCGGCTCGTCGACATTCGCCTCGGACGCGGGGCACGATTGCTGCTCGGCGCGCTGCCGATCGTGGCGCTGCTGTTCGTCTACCTGCTCGCCTCCGAAGCGCGCCACCTCGACAATCCCGCCGACAAGGTTTTGCCGACCTTCGAGGCGATGGCGCAGGCCATTCGCAGCTTCACCACGGATCGCGACCCGTCGACCGATCGCATCATCCTCGTCGCCGACACGCTGGCGAGCCTGTACCGGCTCGGCATCGGCCTCGCCATCGCGACCGCGAGCGCGCTGGTCCTCGGCCTGCTGCTCGGCGTCATGCCGCTCGCGCGCGTCGTGCTCGGCCCAACGGTCGCGGTGATCGCGGTCATTCCACCGGTCGCGGTACTGCCGATCCTGTTCATCGTACTCGGGCTCGACGAAGCCTCGAAGATCGCGCTGATCGCGATCGGCATCGCGCCATTCATGACACGCGATCTGACGAGCTTTGTCGCCAACCTCCCGGTCGAGCAGACCGTCAAGGCGCAGACGCTCGGCGCCAATAGCTGGCAGCTCGCGATCCGCGTCGCGCTGCCCCAGCTGATGCCGCGCCTGATCGAAGCGCTGCGGCTGTCGATGGGGCCCGCCTGGGTGTTCCTGATCGCATCGGAAGCGGTCGCTTCCGATGTCGGGCTCGGCTACCGGATCTTCCTGGTCCGACGCTATTTCGCGATGGACATCATCCTGCCCTACGTCGCCTGGATCTCGCTGCTCGCGATCGCAGCCGACGCGCTGCTGCTGTTCGTCAGCCGCCGCGGCTTCCCCTGGGCACACGGCGGCGGCCGATGACTCCGCTTCTGGAACTCCGCAACATCTGGGTTGAATACGGCGATAAGATCGTGCTCGAACGCGTCTCGCTCGAGATCGCCGAACGCAGCTTCGTCGCGGTGGTCGGCCCCTCGGGTGCCGGCAAAAGCACCTTCCTCCGCCTGATCCTTGGCCAGGAAGCGCCGAGCCGCGGCCAGGTGCTCCTCGACGGCAAGCCGATGCGCCCCGAATGCGGCCCCGATCGCGGCGTCGTGTTCCAGCGCTATTCGGTGTTCCCGCATCTCACCGCACTGCGCAACGTGATGTTCGGGATCGAATGCGCGCAGGCGCCCTTTGCCGCGCGGCTGTTCGGTGCGCAGCGCTGCGCCGCACGCGAAACCGCGGTCGAGATGCTCGCGGCGGTCGGCCTCGAACACAGCCTGGACGTTTATCCGGCACAGATGTCGGGCGGCATGCAACAACGCCTCGCCATCGCCCAGGCGCTGGTCAAGCATCCACGCATCCTGCTGCTCGACGAGCCGTTCGGCGCGCTCGACCCCGGCATCCGCCTCGACATGCACGCGCTCATCACCCGCCTCTGGCAGGAACAGGGGCTCACCATCGTGATGGTGACGCACGACATCGGCGAGGCGTTCAAGCTCGGCACGCGGGTGCTCGCCTTCGACAAGCGTCGCCACGACCCGCACGCGCCGCACCGCTTCGGCGCGACCACCACCTACGACCTGCCGCTCGATCGCAAGACACTGCCACCGCAAGCGCTGGTCGACGCGATCGGCGGCACCGATCTTCCACGGCCCGATCTTCCACGGAGAGACTTCGCATGACGACCACCACCGCCGATCCGTACGGCGCCCGCGATCACGCCCGCGCGATGACGGGCACGCGCGTGGAGGCCATGCCCACCCTCCCCGCCGCCGCCCTCGACGCTCCCGGCGAAACCGTCTGGGAAGAGACGATCGCCCCTGCGGGCTACACGTCGCGCCGGATCGCGCGCGGCACACGACTGCGGCTGATCGACGTCGCCGGCGACGCCTGCGCCTCGATGCTGGTCTTCA from Sphingomonas faeni encodes:
- a CDS encoding ABC transporter ATP-binding protein, with translation MTPLLELRNIWVEYGDKIVLERVSLEIAERSFVAVVGPSGAGKSTFLRLILGQEAPSRGQVLLDGKPMRPECGPDRGVVFQRYSVFPHLTALRNVMFGIECAQAPFAARLFGAQRCAARETAVEMLAAVGLEHSLDVYPAQMSGGMQQRLAIAQALVKHPRILLLDEPFGALDPGIRLDMHALITRLWQEQGLTIVMVTHDIGEAFKLGTRVLAFDKRRHDPHAPHRFGATTTYDLPLDRKTLPPQALVDAIGGTDLPRPDLPRRDFA
- a CDS encoding LysR family transcriptional regulator, with the translated sequence MPHALRQNDTQLKVRPDNPGAECLDDNAILPDKTFASRVDWNLLRTFVEIVRAGGIGAAARKLNKQQPSISAALKRLEDQVGVELLKRSSSGVEMTAAGTALLGLCEEMLEAARMVPHQVAQATKRVEGIVRIQLISAVTSTEFDEAIVSFHRRNPNIHIEIRVSPWRAVLNALEQGDAEIGVGYDSNPRSSLVYEPLFVERQQLYCARSHPLFGHRVDRLGELKDEGFVLTGDDELDTITRLRRRYRLGTKATGHAEDINEAARLITLGVGIGFLPVLAAADAVAKGRLWPLLHADAEPAYDIFLLARADPSRDTATQLFLDEVTRRHRAQRRA
- a CDS encoding ABC transporter permease, with product MTRLVDIRLGRGARLLLGALPIVALLFVYLLASEARHLDNPADKVLPTFEAMAQAIRSFTTDRDPSTDRIILVADTLASLYRLGIGLAIATASALVLGLLLGVMPLARVVLGPTVAVIAVIPPVAVLPILFIVLGLDEASKIALIAIGIAPFMTRDLTSFVANLPVEQTVKAQTLGANSWQLAIRVALPQLMPRLIEALRLSMGPAWVFLIASEAVASDVGLGYRIFLVRRYFAMDIILPYVAWISLLAIAADALLLFVSRRGFPWAHGGGR
- a CDS encoding putative urea ABC transporter substrate-binding protein is translated as MVSRPWLNGVAAVAVLLALGGCGSKPSGSASGAGVVKKDFAIGWSIYTGWMPWAYAQQSGIVKKWADKYGIQIRLVQVNDYVESVNQYAAGKLDGVVCTTMDALTIPAAGGKDTTVLLIGDYSDGNDGVVLKNGRTMADIKGRSVKLVELSVSHFLLARGLELSGMKLADVKTVNTGDADIVGAFASPTVNAVVTWNPQLSTIRATPGATQVFDSSKIPNEILDTLNVSTATLKANPNLGKALAGIWYETMAIMTRNDAAGRAARATMAKAAGTTEASFDEQLKTTHLYAKPQDAVAYAENPDLITVTDRVRQFSFAHGLFGPSAKSVDTIGITFAGGKTLGDTKNVKLRFDPSYMKLAADGKL
- a CDS encoding sterol desaturase family protein, with product MSGVRVGKRVIGAQAPVIVGWENIPKVQGGPAKQFFFTWFQPTMLFALIAFWFYAPNSIAKASTAIGIGIGFKVLLLGLEWLTPRHESWRLTWKELTTDLFYVGLGYTVLRMIDGYIGDGAMIEAIQHSFDWEKFAWFTGLPLLVQALMISLVFDFGQYWMHRGMHNWHPLWLAHAPHHYITQLNINKGAVGNPVELFLIGLGVGGFFDFVPRAALLAGSFGLAVGTYQHINVRFNSPRWWRFLFNTTEHHSVHHSQDYEASRSNYSNTWVIIDRVFGTCVDGEAELLGMEGGRPMSVRETMTYTFTEGWKSIKERFGRRSIGSMAPAPMVPAE
- a CDS encoding FUSC family protein gives rise to the protein MIAATAAAFAAYKTLGLHEGYWAVFTVLIVMQASIGGTLGAATDRLLGTLLGAVLGGIGAALGRTDTVELGLVLVTVTGIAALVASIRPRLRIAPVTAAIMLLSAPPGAPVELFVRDRIIEIGLGGVIGVLAAMLILPARSHGVVIARTLAVLSHIEAMLRAQADALTAGLALPSSPQHGALRQALAAVELAMKDADRERASRLADHGIPASVPRTLWRIRNDLVLSGRALDEPLPQAALAALARPSAAMLTAHAALAARCSAALRNGGTVDRGDVETCYRTFGTALDVFRRSDAAATLDFEASGRVFGLAFAAGRLHRDLLDLAGRVDEIAPKKGPVADRAPPRSVDR